The Candidatus Binatia bacterium nucleotide sequence CGCCCGCTACATGCCTGCGCTCGAAGCCTATCTACACTACCGCAACCTCGACGTCAGTACGGTCAAAGAGCTGGTGCGCCGCTGGTATTCTGAAGGGCCCAGCGCACCGGAGAAGAAGCACTCCCACATGGCGCTCGACGACATCCGCGAGTCCATTGAAGAACTCCGCTTCTACCGTCAGCACTTCTTTCGGCTGCGACCCCGGCGCTGAGAGATGATCCGCAGCCCCACGTCAGCTCATCGTTGCCGTCTGCAACGGCTCGATGCGATAGATCACCCGTACCTCCCCGGGCTTCCGGTTCGGGTACGTATCAAGGCCGAGGTATTTCTTCGCGAGCGCATCGATATGTGCGTCCGCTCCCTTTTCGGTAATTTCCACGACCTTACCGCGGATCGCCAGGTGCCGGTATGGATTATCGGGATCGAGTATGCACACTCCGACCCGCGGGTCGCGGCGGATGTTCTTGTCCTTTATACGTCCCTTGGCCGAGTTGATTAGCAGAAAGCCGCCGGCGAAATCGAACCACACCGGCGTCACTTGCGGACTGCCATCCGGCATCAGGGTGGCGAGGTGCGCGAAGGTCTTCTTTGTGAGCAAGTCACGGAATCCAGCTGGAATCTCTGCCATCTTTATCCCTCCAATTTGTGGGGATTCTAGCACGCCGGTGCTGTTACGGCGCCTAGACTGAGCCGGATCTGGGGATATTTGAATGAATCAGTGCCGCGATCGTCTCATTATAGTGGCAGCGCGGTAGCCCCCCTTCCGCCTGCCAATGCGCGGCATCTCACAGATGCCGCGTGAACCCTCCTTACCTGGGCGTGGGCGGTTCGTGCGCAGGCACGAACCGCCCCACGCGGAGACGCAGTAGTTTTTCAGCAGCAGCACGAGGCCGGCGCTGCTATATGCCGGGCAAGCGGAGCTCACGCACGGGGGCGAACGAGCGCCGATGCACTGGCGACGGGCCATACTGGCCGATGGCGGTCAGGTGCTGTGCCGTGCCGTAGCCCATATGATCCCGAAAGCCGTATTGCGGGTACAGTTGATCCAACTCGCGCATGATGCGATCGCGCGCGACTTTGGCGACGATGGACGCGGCGGCGATCGAGTAGCTGCGTGAATCCCCCTTGATCAGGGGAGTCTGCGCCATGGTGAGGCCGGGAATGCGGCGCGCATCCACGAGAACGTGCTCGGGGGCAACCGGCAAGGCCGTCACCGCCTGCCGCATAGCTTCCAGTGCGGCGCGATAGATGTTCAAGCGGTCAATCTCTTCGGGTTCGACGATGCCGATCCCGATTCCGATCGCCACAGCATGAATCTTTGCCGCCAACTCCTCCCGGAGCGCAGCGGTGAGCTTCTTGGAATCATCAACGCCCCGGAGCGCAGCGCCTTGAGGCATGATGACGGCGGCCGCCAGTACCGGGCCGGCAAGCGGCCCGACGCCGACTTCATCGACACCGGCAACATTGGTGATGCCTGTAGACCACAGACCCCGCTCCACCCGCAGCAGTACTCCCAACCGTGCTGCCTGCCGACGCTCCCGCTTGCCTACCGCCATACCCAGTCAACCGGCCCACAGAGAGCATGGATGTCCTGAGCTGTCGAGCCCGTTCCGTCAGTTCAGGGCAGAAAGCCGTTGGTGTGCAAGTGACAAATATAACAAGGGAACGTGAAGTGGGCGTTGCCAGAGCCATCGGCGCGGTAGAACTGCGTGGTCGTGTGGCAGACTTGGCACACTCCCCGCACCGGAGGTGTCACGCTGGCGAAGCCGCCGTCGGCGGCGCCGTTGACGTTGGTAAACTCGACCACACGTTGCGCCCCTGACGGCGTGAGGATCTGCTCCCGGACGAAGAAGAGATTGCTGCTGCCGTGCGGGGTGTGGCACTGGAAGCACTGCGACGGTGTTCCCGCCGCTGGGTCTTCATGCGGTTGCTGCGCGCTGTGGCAGTCCGCGCACGCGGGCAGGCTGCGGTGCCCGAGTCCAAACTGGCCGACCTGGAGGTTCAGGTGGCAGCGCTCACAGACGAGGCCGCCGTGACCACCGGAAGCGGTCAGCTTGGCCGCTTCCAGGTTGTGGCAGAAGCCGCAGTACCCAAGCGCGGCTTCCGGGCCGAGTTGGTGCGTTGGGCCGACGGGTGCAGGGACCTTGTCTGGACCGGGGAGGCTGCGGTGCCCCGGGCCGTAGGTGCCCGGGAGGCGGTTGTCATGACACGTTTCACACTTCAGATCATTGCTGTAGGGGGTCAAGTTCACCGCGAACTGGTTATGGCAGTAGGCGCAAAAGCCCAACGCGGCCTGCGCTCCGAGTTGGTGTGTTGGGCCGGCGGGTGAAGGGACCTTGTCCAAACCGGGGAAGCTACGGTGCCCCGGGCCGTACGTGCCCGGGAGGCGGTTGTCATGACACGTCTCACATTTCAAATCCGCACTGTACGGCGTCAGGTCGGCGGCGAACTGGTTGTGGCAGTAGGCGCAGAAGCCCAACGCGGCCTGCGCTCCGAGTTGGTGCGTTGGGCCGGCGGGTGAAGGGACCTTGTCCGGACCGGGCAGGCTACGGTGCCCTGGGCCGTACGTGCCCGGAAGGCGGTTGTCATGACACGTCTCGCATTTCAGATCCGCACTGTACGGCGTCAGGATGACGCCAAATTGGTTGTGGCAGTACGCGCACGAGCCGAACGGCGCCTCGGCACCGAGGAGGTGTGATGGTCCGACGAACGAGGGGACCTGGGCCGGGCCGGGAATACTGCGGTGCCCCGGACCGGTGATGCCCGGGGAGCGATCTCCGTGACAGACCTCGCACTTGAGGTTGGGGGCCGCGCCCGCCATGTTTGCGGCGTTCTGTCGATGGCAGAGGGCGCAGTCGCCAAACGCGACAACGGCAGCCGGCGGCGGCCCTCCGAACTGGGTCGCCCCGTGACCGCCACATCCAGTGGTGAACAGCACGAGCAGACAGGAGCGCAAGGCGTACCGCTTCATGGCTGGGTTCCATGGCAGTGGCGGCAGAGACTCCCGTCGCTGACGGGCAGCCGCAATGCCCGAGTGCCTCTGCTGGAAAACTTCGCTTGAGGGCTCGACTCACCGTACTTACTGGCGATGCGGCTCCATTGCGCCACCAGTGCCGTCCGAACCGCCTCTGGGAGCCCGGTGGCGGCGGGCAGCCAGCGTTGATCGAGACCCTTCTCCCCTATGACCCTCGGGTCGTGAAACAGGTGACAGGTACCACAGAAGATGCCGTTTTCCTCCGTCAGCGGCAGCTCTGGCTGGCCTTCCTTCTTTGTCGGGAGGAGTCGCGCCAGCTGTGCCGGCGTGGCCTGCAGGTGCTCCGCCGTCCCGCTGTGAATGGTGGCGGCATGGCACATCTTGCAGAGCTCGGATTTCGGCTGGGAGAGTGACATGTCTTCCTGGTGGCAGATGCCGCACTTCTCCGTATCGGTCCCGCCGTCTGGCTTCAGCATCCGGTGAGGACTGTCAGATTCTTCCTGGGACAGGACGGGATTGACGGCGGCCAGGAGAGCAAACAGAGCAAATGCAGTGAACTTCATTGCTGGACCCCGTTGGTGCCATGGCATTGCGGACAGCTGGCCACGCCTAAACGGTCGACCACTGCACGGACCTGGGCCAAGTCGAAGGATGGGTCGCCCGTACGGTTGATGATGTGGATGTTGCGGATTTCGTGACAGGCGAAGCAGTCCGGGCGACCCCAACCGGTCTGATGTTCCTCCTGTACGAGAAGGAGTCCTTGGGGAGAGTTCAACAGATTGCCGTAATCTTCGCTTTGTGGCGGACCGCTGCTGCCGCACCCGCCGGCGGCTATCAACAATAAGACGGCCAGAATTGTTCGTCGGGTCATTGGCCTACATCCACTTTGCCCTGCTTGTGGCAGTTGATGCAGAAGTCCTCGCGATGGCAGCTGCCGCATTGCATCGGGTTGGCGCGGACCTGTACCGAGTGGAAGAAGCGGAAGTTGCGGTCGTGGACCCGCGTTTGGATGGTATCGCGGCGGTCGTGGCAGTCGATGCAGAACGACTCGCGGTGGCAGTTTTCGCACTTCGCCGG carries:
- a CDS encoding PPOX class F420-dependent oxidoreductase, encoding MAEIPAGFRDLLTKKTFAHLATLMPDGSPQVTPVWFDFAGGFLLINSAKGRIKDKNIRRDPRVGVCILDPDNPYRHLAIRGKVVEITEKGADAHIDALAKKYLGLDTYPNRKPGEVRVIYRIEPLQTATMS
- a CDS encoding ribonuclease HII encodes the protein MAVGKRERRQAARLGVLLRVERGLWSTGITNVAGVDEVGVGPLAGPVLAAAVIMPQGAALRGVDDSKKLTAALREELAAKIHAVAIGIGIGIVEPEEIDRLNIYRAALEAMRQAVTALPVAPEHVLVDARRIPGLTMAQTPLIKGDSRSYSIAAASIVAKVARDRIMRELDQLYPQYGFRDHMGYGTAQHLTAIGQYGPSPVHRRSFAPVRELRLPGI